The proteins below are encoded in one region of Danio rerio strain Tuebingen ecotype United States chromosome 14, GRCz12tu, whole genome shotgun sequence:
- the LOC100538298 gene encoding uncharacterized protein isoform X1, with translation MLTFEALLVKELQKQQSRAEFCDIVLQSGGVSVPVHSCVLSAFSPFLCGALSAMPSPQNGQKRLLEVQSMESCTLLSLVSLLYTGQLHEDKEDVLSAAYKLGISIPQRSPMRTSSEQNTQTECTTVEKECQTETLSSENPIETLGASLWRSDQGLCTYTGGSDLTLDVALQNIPGNPESMPSLPVMDVVPESAMYATVSGPACLPQVYVCPPAATSQPPAPQPSLPSNISYIDALVSQEESAVGEDCVLDAFAQFENNIPGFINYFIDANISEQSQRGEVKSKGRGRRARGVSGGFSVKGEKPSISRRQQNVGRSGRVARMGQGGGRVGRVFGSRQMLKNRGRPRQSTGAMKEEGGRGRSSSRARQRETGSRALEGQVAAPAPKRRGRPRKYPLPQSNASRNSPPNQKTVNLPAPSLMHTVALPAANPTGLSQPIDWLIDDVIAQLPLMPNNQHTIDTATPDPNPKTQPSVKLTDPAIVQPQSEGELTDILDSFLRTFEQHISVCDADGQDAVMPTDDHLTCGQSTSNAHDALLNTTTLNSISKNRLRPARRPQKPSTYWQLTGMKMEKSPGDQGEEMPAVMTRSQSRKRKQEVIEELLRRDPVKRKKQKKERSEKTRNDFSVAKEAERPTQMLNGEPKHFLSKFEPSKLRKVMNTASANNMKISKPLQQSSDQTCVKRKRTKRDKTKPLAEGSASKMASSTTSSQPLSPNQSRPALSAFDLVKQILESQQRREREHKEHRMWRVKKQKEKDRVKSMHACGAKEKDDGVKMHSNSRIDQRHEEMRGRMEEDQRTTCLLQQQPIDEEHTETRERLMENGFSRCGCETADSVFPRRSTEDRGLKSTADVTLASASPHEKLTDPSDEDVDVVEVSSSLSESFSVLPLTEMEPSTDEEDSDEDQEIDVISVGSH, from the exons GTGTATCTGTGCCGGTGCACAGCTGTGTTTTGTCAGCCTTCAGCCCTTTTCTCTGTGGTGCTCTATCAGCAATGCCATCACCCCAAAACGGACAGAAGCGTCTACTCGAAGTCCAGTCCATGGAGTCCTGCACATTACTCAGTCTGGTCAGTCTGTTATACACCGGTCAGCTCCATGAAGACAAAGAGGATGTCCTATCAGCGGCCTACAAACTAGGCATCAGCATACCTCAGAGATCGCCAATGAGGACGTCATCTGAGCAAAACACACAGACCGAGTGCACCACGGTGGAGAAAGAGTGCCAGACTGAAACGCTCTCTTCTGAAAACCCCATTGAAACTCTGGGAGCGTCTTTGTGGAGGAGCGATCAGGGGCTCTGCACATACACCGGCGGCTCTGACCTCACGCTGGATGTAGCACTTCAAAACATCCCGGGTAATCCAGAGAGCATGCCTTCCCTTCCAGTCATGGATGTGGTGCCTGAAAGCGCTATGTATGCCACTGTGAGTGGACCTGCCTGCTTGCCCCAGGTCTACGTTTGCCCCCCTGCAGCTACATCACAGCCACCTGCACCTCAACCATCTTTACCTTCTAATATTTCATACATTGATGCGTTGGTTAGTCAGGAGGAGTCTGCGGTGGGCGAGGATTGCGTTTTAGATGCATTTGCGCAGTTTGAGAATAACATTCCAGGATTCATCAACTACTTCATTGACGCTAATATTTCAGAGCAGAGTCAGAGGGGAGAAGTCAAAAGCAAGGGGAGGGGAAGAAGGGCACGAGGGGTCAGCGGAGGATTCAGTGTTAAGGGAGAGAAACCGAGTATTTCCAGAAGACAGCAGAATGTGGGAAGGTCTGGAAGGGTGGCGAGGATGGGGCAGGGTGGAGGCAGGGTTGGGAGGGTTTTCGGGAGCAGGCAGATGTTGAAGAATCGAGGCAGGCCACGACAAAGCACAGGAGCGATGAAAGAGGAAGGAGGGAGAGGCAGGTCTTCATCCAGGgccagacagagagagacagggaGCAGAGCGCTAGAGGGTCAG GTTGCAGCGCCGGCTCCAAAGCGAAGAGGTCGTCCCCGCAAGTATCCCTTGCCCCAATCAAATGCTTCCCGAAATTCCCCGCCCAATCAGAAAACCGTGAATCTTCCGGCTCCATCCCTGATGCACACCGTGGCTCTACCTGCAGCCAACCCGACCGGCCTCTCTCAGCCAATAGACTGGCTCATAGATGACGTCATTGCACAGCTGCCATTAATGCCCAACAACCAGCACACAATAGACACTGCAACTCCAGATCCTAATCCAAAAACTCAGCCCTCAGTAAAGCTCACCGATCCAGCCATAGTCCAACCACAATCTGAAGGTGAGCTGACTGACATACTGGACAGCTTTCTGAGAACGTTCGAGCAGCACATTAGCGTATGTGACGCTGATGGTCAAGATGCAGTGATGCCCACTGATGATCACCTGACTTGTGGACAGTCTACGTCGAATGCACATGACGCTTTATTAAACACGACAACACTAAACTCAATATCCAAGAATAGACTACGACCCGCTCGTAGACCACAGAAACCGTCAACCTATTGGCAGCTGACAGGCATGAAAATGGAGAAATCGCCTGGAGATCAAGGCGAAGAGATGCCTGCCGTAATGACCAGAAGCCAGAGTAGAAAGAGAAAGCAGGAGGTCATTGAGGAGCTGTTGAGGAGAGACCCGGTGAAGAGGAAAAAACAGAAAAAGGAGCGTTCAGAAAAGACTAGGAATGACTTCTCTGTAGCAAAGGAGGCAGAAAGACCAACTCAAATGTTGAACGGAGAGCCAAAGCACTTCCTGAGCAAATTTGAGCCCAGCAAATTGAGGAAAGTCATGAACACAGCCAGCGCTAACAATATGAAGATCTCAAAGCCTTTACAACAGTCTTCAGATCAGACTTGTGTCAAAAGGAAACGCACTAAAAGAGACAAAACCAAACCTCTTGCGGAAGGAAGCGCGTCAAAGATGGCATCCAGTACGACGAGTTCACAACCACTCTCACCAAATCAATCCAGACCGGCTCTTTCTGCTTTTGACTTGGTGAAACAGATTTTGGAAAGtcagcagaggagagagagagagcacaaggAGCACAGGATGTGGAGGGTGAAGAAACAGAAAGAGAAAGACCGGGTTAAAAGCATGCACGCATGTGGAGCAAAAGAGAAGGATGACGGAGTGAAAATGCACAGTAATAGCAGGATAGACCAAAGACATGAGGAAATGAGAGGAAGAATGGAGGAGGACCAGAGGACCACATGCCTTCTTCAGCAGCAGCCAATAGATGAAG AACACACAGAGACTAGAGAGAGACTGATGGAGAACGGCTTCAGCAGATGCGGATGCGAGACGGCTGACTCTGTTTTTCCGAGACGCAGCACAGAAGACCGTGGGCTTAAAAGCACAGCAGACGTGACTCTCGCCTCAGCGTCTCCTCATGAGAAACTCACAGACCCTTCAGATGAAGATGTGGACGTGGTGGAAGTTTCCAGCAGTTTGTCCGAGTCGTTCTCTGTCCTGCCGCTCACAGAGATGGAGCCCAGCACAGATGAAGAGGACAGCGATGAAGACCAGGAGATCGACGTCATCAGTGTTGGATCTCATTAA
- the LOC100538298 gene encoding uncharacterized protein isoform X3, translating into MLTFEALLVKELQKQQSRAEFCDIVLQSGGVSVPVHSCVLSAFSPFLCGALSAMPSPQNGQKRLLEVQSMESCTLLSLVSLLYTGQLHEDKEDVLSAAYKLGISIPQRSPMRTSSEQNTQTECTTVEKECQTETLSSENPIETLGASLWRSDQGLCTYTGGSDLTLDVALQNIPGNPESMPSLPVMDVVPESAMYATVAAPAPKRRGRPRKYPLPQSNASRNSPPNQKTVNLPAPSLMHTVALPAANPTGLSQPIDWLIDDVIAQLPLMPNNQHTIDTATPDPNPKTQPSVKLTDPAIVQPQSEGELTDILDSFLRTFEQHISVCDADGQDAVMPTDDHLTCGQSTSNAHDALLNTTTLNSISKNRLRPARRPQKPSTYWQLTGMKMEKSPGDQGEEMPAVMTRSQSRKRKQEVIEELLRRDPVKRKKQKKERSEKTRNDFSVAKEAERPTQMLNGEPKHFLSKFEPSKLRKVMNTASANNMKISKPLQQSSDQTCVKRKRTKRDKTKPLAEGSASKMASSTTSSQPLSPNQSRPALSAFDLVKQILESQQRREREHKEHRMWRVKKQKEKDRVKSMHACGAKEKDDGVKMHSNSRIDQRHEEMRGRMEEDQRTTCLLQQQPIDEEHTETRERLMENGFSRCGCETADSVFPRRSTEDRGLKSTADVTLASASPHEKLTDPSDEDVDVVEVSSSLSESFSVLPLTEMEPSTDEEDSDEDQEIDVISVGSH; encoded by the exons GTGTATCTGTGCCGGTGCACAGCTGTGTTTTGTCAGCCTTCAGCCCTTTTCTCTGTGGTGCTCTATCAGCAATGCCATCACCCCAAAACGGACAGAAGCGTCTACTCGAAGTCCAGTCCATGGAGTCCTGCACATTACTCAGTCTGGTCAGTCTGTTATACACCGGTCAGCTCCATGAAGACAAAGAGGATGTCCTATCAGCGGCCTACAAACTAGGCATCAGCATACCTCAGAGATCGCCAATGAGGACGTCATCTGAGCAAAACACACAGACCGAGTGCACCACGGTGGAGAAAGAGTGCCAGACTGAAACGCTCTCTTCTGAAAACCCCATTGAAACTCTGGGAGCGTCTTTGTGGAGGAGCGATCAGGGGCTCTGCACATACACCGGCGGCTCTGACCTCACGCTGGATGTAGCACTTCAAAACATCCCGGGTAATCCAGAGAGCATGCCTTCCCTTCCAGTCATGGATGTGGTGCCTGAAAGCGCTATGTATGCCACT GTTGCAGCGCCGGCTCCAAAGCGAAGAGGTCGTCCCCGCAAGTATCCCTTGCCCCAATCAAATGCTTCCCGAAATTCCCCGCCCAATCAGAAAACCGTGAATCTTCCGGCTCCATCCCTGATGCACACCGTGGCTCTACCTGCAGCCAACCCGACCGGCCTCTCTCAGCCAATAGACTGGCTCATAGATGACGTCATTGCACAGCTGCCATTAATGCCCAACAACCAGCACACAATAGACACTGCAACTCCAGATCCTAATCCAAAAACTCAGCCCTCAGTAAAGCTCACCGATCCAGCCATAGTCCAACCACAATCTGAAGGTGAGCTGACTGACATACTGGACAGCTTTCTGAGAACGTTCGAGCAGCACATTAGCGTATGTGACGCTGATGGTCAAGATGCAGTGATGCCCACTGATGATCACCTGACTTGTGGACAGTCTACGTCGAATGCACATGACGCTTTATTAAACACGACAACACTAAACTCAATATCCAAGAATAGACTACGACCCGCTCGTAGACCACAGAAACCGTCAACCTATTGGCAGCTGACAGGCATGAAAATGGAGAAATCGCCTGGAGATCAAGGCGAAGAGATGCCTGCCGTAATGACCAGAAGCCAGAGTAGAAAGAGAAAGCAGGAGGTCATTGAGGAGCTGTTGAGGAGAGACCCGGTGAAGAGGAAAAAACAGAAAAAGGAGCGTTCAGAAAAGACTAGGAATGACTTCTCTGTAGCAAAGGAGGCAGAAAGACCAACTCAAATGTTGAACGGAGAGCCAAAGCACTTCCTGAGCAAATTTGAGCCCAGCAAATTGAGGAAAGTCATGAACACAGCCAGCGCTAACAATATGAAGATCTCAAAGCCTTTACAACAGTCTTCAGATCAGACTTGTGTCAAAAGGAAACGCACTAAAAGAGACAAAACCAAACCTCTTGCGGAAGGAAGCGCGTCAAAGATGGCATCCAGTACGACGAGTTCACAACCACTCTCACCAAATCAATCCAGACCGGCTCTTTCTGCTTTTGACTTGGTGAAACAGATTTTGGAAAGtcagcagaggagagagagagagcacaaggAGCACAGGATGTGGAGGGTGAAGAAACAGAAAGAGAAAGACCGGGTTAAAAGCATGCACGCATGTGGAGCAAAAGAGAAGGATGACGGAGTGAAAATGCACAGTAATAGCAGGATAGACCAAAGACATGAGGAAATGAGAGGAAGAATGGAGGAGGACCAGAGGACCACATGCCTTCTTCAGCAGCAGCCAATAGATGAAG AACACACAGAGACTAGAGAGAGACTGATGGAGAACGGCTTCAGCAGATGCGGATGCGAGACGGCTGACTCTGTTTTTCCGAGACGCAGCACAGAAGACCGTGGGCTTAAAAGCACAGCAGACGTGACTCTCGCCTCAGCGTCTCCTCATGAGAAACTCACAGACCCTTCAGATGAAGATGTGGACGTGGTGGAAGTTTCCAGCAGTTTGTCCGAGTCGTTCTCTGTCCTGCCGCTCACAGAGATGGAGCCCAGCACAGATGAAGAGGACAGCGATGAAGACCAGGAGATCGACGTCATCAGTGTTGGATCTCATTAA
- the LOC100538298 gene encoding uncharacterized protein isoform X2 has translation MLTFEALLVKELQKQQSRAEFCDIVLQSGGVSVPVHSCVLSAFSPFLCGALSAMPSPQNGQKRLLEVQSMESCTLLSLVSLLYTGQLHEDKEDVLSAAYKLGISIPQRSPMRTSSEQNTQTECTTVEKECQTETLSSENPIETLGASLWRSDQGLCTYTGGSDLTLDVALQNIPGNPESMPSLPVMDVVPESAMYATVSGPACLPQVAAPAPKRRGRPRKYPLPQSNASRNSPPNQKTVNLPAPSLMHTVALPAANPTGLSQPIDWLIDDVIAQLPLMPNNQHTIDTATPDPNPKTQPSVKLTDPAIVQPQSEGELTDILDSFLRTFEQHISVCDADGQDAVMPTDDHLTCGQSTSNAHDALLNTTTLNSISKNRLRPARRPQKPSTYWQLTGMKMEKSPGDQGEEMPAVMTRSQSRKRKQEVIEELLRRDPVKRKKQKKERSEKTRNDFSVAKEAERPTQMLNGEPKHFLSKFEPSKLRKVMNTASANNMKISKPLQQSSDQTCVKRKRTKRDKTKPLAEGSASKMASSTTSSQPLSPNQSRPALSAFDLVKQILESQQRREREHKEHRMWRVKKQKEKDRVKSMHACGAKEKDDGVKMHSNSRIDQRHEEMRGRMEEDQRTTCLLQQQPIDEEHTETRERLMENGFSRCGCETADSVFPRRSTEDRGLKSTADVTLASASPHEKLTDPSDEDVDVVEVSSSLSESFSVLPLTEMEPSTDEEDSDEDQEIDVISVGSH, from the exons GTGTATCTGTGCCGGTGCACAGCTGTGTTTTGTCAGCCTTCAGCCCTTTTCTCTGTGGTGCTCTATCAGCAATGCCATCACCCCAAAACGGACAGAAGCGTCTACTCGAAGTCCAGTCCATGGAGTCCTGCACATTACTCAGTCTGGTCAGTCTGTTATACACCGGTCAGCTCCATGAAGACAAAGAGGATGTCCTATCAGCGGCCTACAAACTAGGCATCAGCATACCTCAGAGATCGCCAATGAGGACGTCATCTGAGCAAAACACACAGACCGAGTGCACCACGGTGGAGAAAGAGTGCCAGACTGAAACGCTCTCTTCTGAAAACCCCATTGAAACTCTGGGAGCGTCTTTGTGGAGGAGCGATCAGGGGCTCTGCACATACACCGGCGGCTCTGACCTCACGCTGGATGTAGCACTTCAAAACATCCCGGGTAATCCAGAGAGCATGCCTTCCCTTCCAGTCATGGATGTGGTGCCTGAAAGCGCTATGTATGCCACTGTGAGTGGACCTGCCTGCTTGCCCCAG GTTGCAGCGCCGGCTCCAAAGCGAAGAGGTCGTCCCCGCAAGTATCCCTTGCCCCAATCAAATGCTTCCCGAAATTCCCCGCCCAATCAGAAAACCGTGAATCTTCCGGCTCCATCCCTGATGCACACCGTGGCTCTACCTGCAGCCAACCCGACCGGCCTCTCTCAGCCAATAGACTGGCTCATAGATGACGTCATTGCACAGCTGCCATTAATGCCCAACAACCAGCACACAATAGACACTGCAACTCCAGATCCTAATCCAAAAACTCAGCCCTCAGTAAAGCTCACCGATCCAGCCATAGTCCAACCACAATCTGAAGGTGAGCTGACTGACATACTGGACAGCTTTCTGAGAACGTTCGAGCAGCACATTAGCGTATGTGACGCTGATGGTCAAGATGCAGTGATGCCCACTGATGATCACCTGACTTGTGGACAGTCTACGTCGAATGCACATGACGCTTTATTAAACACGACAACACTAAACTCAATATCCAAGAATAGACTACGACCCGCTCGTAGACCACAGAAACCGTCAACCTATTGGCAGCTGACAGGCATGAAAATGGAGAAATCGCCTGGAGATCAAGGCGAAGAGATGCCTGCCGTAATGACCAGAAGCCAGAGTAGAAAGAGAAAGCAGGAGGTCATTGAGGAGCTGTTGAGGAGAGACCCGGTGAAGAGGAAAAAACAGAAAAAGGAGCGTTCAGAAAAGACTAGGAATGACTTCTCTGTAGCAAAGGAGGCAGAAAGACCAACTCAAATGTTGAACGGAGAGCCAAAGCACTTCCTGAGCAAATTTGAGCCCAGCAAATTGAGGAAAGTCATGAACACAGCCAGCGCTAACAATATGAAGATCTCAAAGCCTTTACAACAGTCTTCAGATCAGACTTGTGTCAAAAGGAAACGCACTAAAAGAGACAAAACCAAACCTCTTGCGGAAGGAAGCGCGTCAAAGATGGCATCCAGTACGACGAGTTCACAACCACTCTCACCAAATCAATCCAGACCGGCTCTTTCTGCTTTTGACTTGGTGAAACAGATTTTGGAAAGtcagcagaggagagagagagagcacaaggAGCACAGGATGTGGAGGGTGAAGAAACAGAAAGAGAAAGACCGGGTTAAAAGCATGCACGCATGTGGAGCAAAAGAGAAGGATGACGGAGTGAAAATGCACAGTAATAGCAGGATAGACCAAAGACATGAGGAAATGAGAGGAAGAATGGAGGAGGACCAGAGGACCACATGCCTTCTTCAGCAGCAGCCAATAGATGAAG AACACACAGAGACTAGAGAGAGACTGATGGAGAACGGCTTCAGCAGATGCGGATGCGAGACGGCTGACTCTGTTTTTCCGAGACGCAGCACAGAAGACCGTGGGCTTAAAAGCACAGCAGACGTGACTCTCGCCTCAGCGTCTCCTCATGAGAAACTCACAGACCCTTCAGATGAAGATGTGGACGTGGTGGAAGTTTCCAGCAGTTTGTCCGAGTCGTTCTCTGTCCTGCCGCTCACAGAGATGGAGCCCAGCACAGATGAAGAGGACAGCGATGAAGACCAGGAGATCGACGTCATCAGTGTTGGATCTCATTAA
- the LOC100538298 gene encoding uncharacterized protein isoform X4: MHTVALPAANPTGLSQPIDWLIDDVIAQLPLMPNNQHTIDTATPDPNPKTQPSVKLTDPAIVQPQSEGELTDILDSFLRTFEQHISVCDADGQDAVMPTDDHLTCGQSTSNAHDALLNTTTLNSISKNRLRPARRPQKPSTYWQLTGMKMEKSPGDQGEEMPAVMTRSQSRKRKQEVIEELLRRDPVKRKKQKKERSEKTRNDFSVAKEAERPTQMLNGEPKHFLSKFEPSKLRKVMNTASANNMKISKPLQQSSDQTCVKRKRTKRDKTKPLAEGSASKMASSTTSSQPLSPNQSRPALSAFDLVKQILESQQRREREHKEHRMWRVKKQKEKDRVKSMHACGAKEKDDGVKMHSNSRIDQRHEEMRGRMEEDQRTTCLLQQQPIDEEHTETRERLMENGFSRCGCETADSVFPRRSTEDRGLKSTADVTLASASPHEKLTDPSDEDVDVVEVSSSLSESFSVLPLTEMEPSTDEEDSDEDQEIDVISVGSH, encoded by the exons ATGCACACCGTGGCTCTACCTGCAGCCAACCCGACCGGCCTCTCTCAGCCAATAGACTGGCTCATAGATGACGTCATTGCACAGCTGCCATTAATGCCCAACAACCAGCACACAATAGACACTGCAACTCCAGATCCTAATCCAAAAACTCAGCCCTCAGTAAAGCTCACCGATCCAGCCATAGTCCAACCACAATCTGAAGGTGAGCTGACTGACATACTGGACAGCTTTCTGAGAACGTTCGAGCAGCACATTAGCGTATGTGACGCTGATGGTCAAGATGCAGTGATGCCCACTGATGATCACCTGACTTGTGGACAGTCTACGTCGAATGCACATGACGCTTTATTAAACACGACAACACTAAACTCAATATCCAAGAATAGACTACGACCCGCTCGTAGACCACAGAAACCGTCAACCTATTGGCAGCTGACAGGCATGAAAATGGAGAAATCGCCTGGAGATCAAGGCGAAGAGATGCCTGCCGTAATGACCAGAAGCCAGAGTAGAAAGAGAAAGCAGGAGGTCATTGAGGAGCTGTTGAGGAGAGACCCGGTGAAGAGGAAAAAACAGAAAAAGGAGCGTTCAGAAAAGACTAGGAATGACTTCTCTGTAGCAAAGGAGGCAGAAAGACCAACTCAAATGTTGAACGGAGAGCCAAAGCACTTCCTGAGCAAATTTGAGCCCAGCAAATTGAGGAAAGTCATGAACACAGCCAGCGCTAACAATATGAAGATCTCAAAGCCTTTACAACAGTCTTCAGATCAGACTTGTGTCAAAAGGAAACGCACTAAAAGAGACAAAACCAAACCTCTTGCGGAAGGAAGCGCGTCAAAGATGGCATCCAGTACGACGAGTTCACAACCACTCTCACCAAATCAATCCAGACCGGCTCTTTCTGCTTTTGACTTGGTGAAACAGATTTTGGAAAGtcagcagaggagagagagagagcacaaggAGCACAGGATGTGGAGGGTGAAGAAACAGAAAGAGAAAGACCGGGTTAAAAGCATGCACGCATGTGGAGCAAAAGAGAAGGATGACGGAGTGAAAATGCACAGTAATAGCAGGATAGACCAAAGACATGAGGAAATGAGAGGAAGAATGGAGGAGGACCAGAGGACCACATGCCTTCTTCAGCAGCAGCCAATAGATGAAG AACACACAGAGACTAGAGAGAGACTGATGGAGAACGGCTTCAGCAGATGCGGATGCGAGACGGCTGACTCTGTTTTTCCGAGACGCAGCACAGAAGACCGTGGGCTTAAAAGCACAGCAGACGTGACTCTCGCCTCAGCGTCTCCTCATGAGAAACTCACAGACCCTTCAGATGAAGATGTGGACGTGGTGGAAGTTTCCAGCAGTTTGTCCGAGTCGTTCTCTGTCCTGCCGCTCACAGAGATGGAGCCCAGCACAGATGAAGAGGACAGCGATGAAGACCAGGAGATCGACGTCATCAGTGTTGGATCTCATTAA